From the genome of Hypanus sabinus isolate sHypSab1 chromosome 29, sHypSab1.hap1, whole genome shotgun sequence:
gggttaggcttaaaattgacttttaaaaaaaaataaggaaaaagtttgaaaaactaacttgcaatatttttcaagattcagGCAGGAACAAAACTTCAAAAACCTGGTATATTAATCAGctattcctgcccctctctcaaccaaggtTCAGTAATGGTTACAACATCATAAGTTTCTTGAACTGAAACATGCTCTAAGTTTATCACCTGTACCCAGAATACTCCTAGCATTACAATATACACGTTTCAAACTATCTGATCCATCAtgtctattattttaattttgcCTTTCAACAGTTTCCCTGACATCCACCTTCTGGTCTGAATCTTTCCTTAATTACCTGGGTCTCCGGTTCCTGGCCCCTttcaaaactagtttaaaccctcacaAGCAGCACAAGCaaacctcccggccaggatattagttccccatcagttcaagtgcaacccatccctccTGTAGAGGTCACTTCTCCCCCCCAATGAGCCAACAACTTGaagccctgacccctgcaccatctcctcagccactcattcatctgtactcaCCCCATTCTACCTGCACTAGCCCGGAAGTAGTCCGGAGATTACTAAtaaatttttatattttgcactgtactgctgctccgagacaacaaattttgtgacGCGTCAGTGACCTGATACTGATTTAGTTCTCCAGGTATTGAGTGAGAGAGGAGGGGTCCATTACCTATCTCTCCTAAAGCAGTAGGATTACAGAATTGTACAGCTCAgagacaggcccttctgcccaggATGTCCATACTGACCCCTTCCCTCCCAATCCCTTTCACCAGTTTTCCGACTCTACCCTTCTACGTGCTgtttctgtctaaatgcctcttaaacgcTGTCACGATGTGCGCTGACAATATCAGAACCCATAGGCGGAGGAAAGACGGACTCCGTTGTAGAGACAGTggcaagagtttattcataataattcaaAAGAAATTTGGCTCAGCCAAGCGACACCGCGACAATAAACATTCTCAAAGTGAGGACCCCATGATTGGCGCTAATTGGGCGTCTGCTTAAATGATACAAGTAACAGAGACTCcccaagcctatcaaaataaatttaagcttaaacagaaagcaccaggacaGCACGTTACAAAGAGCGAATCGCTTGAGAAAAACACAATGAACTCTAAAcgattaaccaattcaggtgctcgAAAAGCCTCGGCGCCTAAAGCTCTCCTGCGCCCCACACAGGCCCGAAGAGCTCATTACAAGTGCAGTGACTGCATCAGATTCCACCACCTCCTGTGGCAGctcatttcaaatgtcactcaCACTTGGTATGAAATATCTCACCCCTCAGGTCCCCCTTTAAATCACCTTCCTCTCTCCCTAAACCCACAGCCTACCTCTCCCTCTGGCAGCTAATTTCATATCCCCAGCACCCTCTGTGGGAACAATCTGCCTTTTTAAACCTATTCACGTGAACTCAGCCCAGACcgtcacacaaaccaatcttccgtccttggactcactttgcaccgcacgctgtcagagcagtgctgccaggataaccaAGGACACGACGCACACAGCCAACACATTTTTGTCCTTCTTCCCtccgggaggaggttcaggagcttaAAGATTCAtgcggccagatttgggaacagcttctttccaaccgtgataagactgctgaacggatcctgacccggatctgggccgtaccttccaaatatccggacctgtctctcggtttttttgcactaccttactctcccttttctattttttatttatgatttataattttttattatacttactatcgatttgtactccagggagcacgaagcacagAACCAAATATTGCTGTtttgattgtatgctctagtagcaattgtttggcgacaataaagtaTTAAAGTATTAAAAAGCATTccccctagttttggactcccctctTCTGGAAGAGGGACAGagatagagggggagggggacagagagaggaatggggtgagagggggagagagagaaaaaaagaaaatgaccaccctcctcatctacacccctcatgattttataaacctctgtcaggtcacccctccagttccctttgctccagggaaaacaggccGAGACTGCACAGTCTCCCCTTACAACTCAAGCCTTCCAGCCCCGGGAATGTCCTGGTGAATTTTTCTTCCACCCTCTCCACCTTCATATTGCTGGGTGACCCGAACGGCACATACTATTCCTCACTGATGTATCGCTGTAACGGGACATCCCAACCACTGTACTCAATGCTCCAAACGGTGAAGGCCAGTGAGCCAGacaccttcttcccctttccAGTGACTTCACTTTCAGGAAACCACGCACTTGtaccctgggtctctctgttctacaacaaacCCCAGGGCCCTGATGTTCTACCATCTGCCCTGCTGGGCAATGAGGAAGCACACTATCCACTGAATTCCCTCTTGTGGTTGATACTCTGACCGCACAGAAAAAGTCCCTGATGATCTAGCCTACTGCCGAGGAGGTTGAGGAGGCCTGGTTTATCACCGAACTCTAACAAGCTGCACTGTTGGAAGTGTCCTGGTGGCTTCACGGTCTGCACAGCAATTGAAACATGCAGAagtgtaagaagctgcagagagtaatgGGTGcatcccctccccaccgtcagtaTTTACAGCGAAGCCTCAGGAAGCAGCAgcttattcataataattccagAAGAACATCGGTGCCTTGGCCAAGTGACACAACGAGAAGAAACATTCCCAAAACTAGGACCCCGCGATTACCTCAAATCTGGTGTCCATTTAATTAATACAAGTATCACAGAATCCCTGACCCTCTCAAAGTAAACTTCATaagcttaaacagaaagcaccaatgtccattatcaaagatccccaccatcagtgtcacggtcccttctggcaatcccccacctggctattttcctcaggatttgggcctcaatccccttgtttagtttccaatcattcccaggttccactaactacacacacctgctttccatcagaaaatgcaggataaagaccctgtgatcacaacaaggagctgccagtttgttggtcgacTCCGGCGTCAGTAACCTCATTTCACGGCTCTTAGGACTGCCTGTTCTAAGTCCAGCATCGTTCCTGGATACCGATTCCACGCTGGCTACATCAAGAGCGCCTCCTGATTCTGCCTCCGCACCCGTGTTCTGCACCTGGGTTTGTCCACCGCTTTGCTCGTGTAacacccaggccatgccatcttctcacagctcccatctACAGAAGCCCGAAGTTCCACACCATCAGGATAAGAGCAGCAACCTCCTTTCAATCATCTGGTTCTTGAACCACCCGGCATAACCGCCATCAGtacctcagtacagcaacactgtgaccacttcACTCTTGGGTGGACTAGTTCTAATGGTATTCTTTATTGTAACATTTCTACCTGACTTGTGTTTGATTGTTGTTGTTCCACCACCGTCTAGTtggaggggccactacacaggatcggaaattgctgcagagagttgtaagctcaagacagctccattatgggcaccagcctccccagcactgagtacgtcttcaaaaggtgatgcctcagaaaggtggcatccgtcattaaggaccccatcacccacaatgtgccctcttttcattaccacCACCATGGAGAAAgacagggacagcttcttcccctccaccatcagatttctgaatggataaggaacccatgaacactaaatcACTATTACTTTATCTTCtcatttttgcactacctatttttaatttaatttcttattgtaatttatagggtTTTTTTAATCttcatgtactgctgccgcaaaataacACATCCCACGACATACGCCTGTGaagttaaacctgattcagattcggGTTTAGAACGTTGTACATTTGATGCAATGTCTGATTTTGGATCTTTATCAGAGAACAGCAGGTCACAGGTACGCACGTCCTCGATGTGACCGTGCCTCTCGCAAGGTCCTCCATTTGCACCACATCAATACCCTCCACCTCCACGGCCTCTGATGCTCTAGGGCCAAATGGCATCAACCTCTCTCTCCAAACCTCTCCCCACCACAGGAGttttcccccacccaccctggctccagaacactctcctcttccctcccctccactgagacCTCTGCGAGACACTCTGTGTGCCTCTCTCTGTCACAGACCTCTCTCGGGTGGGGAGGCAGCTTGGAGTGTTTCTCCCACAGTGGAGGAGACGGGAGAGTGGAAGGGGAGGGAGATAATGGGGTACCGTAGATATCAATGTCCTGGAGGGAAGAGAGGGGGCATCTAGTTGCTGTTGAGGAGGGATTTGAGAGAGGAGCTGgagagggtgtccagacaggccaAATCAGCCCCCACACTCTGGGCTGTGGAGGGCCCCACAAGGACCACTCTTGAATGCTTGTAGGTGACTGCCCAGCCTTTGGGAGTGTGGCCAGTGCCAAGATCCGACTGCCTTCTCAATGTCCAGAGACCCAACGCCATCTTCTGCTGAATTCGAGTGCAGGTGCTTGGGGGAAGGGGTGtttggagagaggggagagaaacatCAGTGGACGAGAACAGACAGGGTTATCGCacaggcagaaggcagtgagGGGAGAGACAGATGTCCAATGTTCAGTcgcagagggaggaggggaagagatAGATGTACAATAACAGATagaggagaggacagtgtgttaCGCCCAGTCCCAAAAGGGGGAGAGGATGGTATATCCAATGTCAGTCCCAAAGGGGGGAGAGGACATTGAGTCCGATGCCCAGTTTCAGACAGCGGAGAAGGCAGTGAGTCCCATGCTCAGtcccagggagaggggagaggacgATGTATCCGATGCCCAGACCCAGGGCGGGGGGAGGGCATTAAGTCTGATGCCCAGTCCTGGGGAGGGGAGGGCATTGAGTGCAATGCCCAGTTTCAGACAGCGGAGAAGGCAGTGAGTCCCATGTTCAGtcccagggagaggggagaggacgATGAGTCCAATGCCCAGTCCCAGAGAGGAGAAGATGTTGAGTTCAAAGCCCACTTCCAGAGGGGAGAGAGGATGGTGTATCCGATGCCCAGACCCGGGGCGGGGGGAGGGCATTAAGTCCAATGCCCagtcccgggggggggggagggcattGAGTCTGATGCCCAGTCCCAGAGGGCGGAGAGGGCATTGAGTCCAATGCCcagtcccgggggggggggggggggagggcattGTCCAATGCCCAGTTCCCAGAGTGGAGGAGAAGACAGTGTGCCTGTTGCCTGCTcccgggggggggagggtggagaggaCAGTGAGTCTGATGCCCAGacctggggggggggcagggcagGAGAGGATGGTGTGTTTTACCTCTTGTGCAGATGACACACTGTGACGAGGACAATGATGCCTGTTAGAGTGACGGCTGTGTACAAGGCCCAAGCTAGAACAGGAGAGAAATGGGAGGGAGTCAGAACCTGGGAGGAGACATCCCCCCTCCCGATGATCCTCCCTACCCGCCCCAAACAACGCTCTCGCAACAGCCAAAGGAAGGAATGGCAGAAAGGCAGCGGAACTCAGCAAGAGAGGACCACACCCGGGTTCCCACCCAATCCAGGGAACCTCCCTCCCTGCTCACAGCTCATCCCTCTGGGCGTTTGGTGAATCCGGTGTTGCTGCAGCTCCCAGTGTCTGCAgacactccccctccctccctacagCTCACTCCCTACCatccctcactcacaccctcctctctctcctgcctcagcccctcctctttcccGTCCCCTTCCCTTTAACCCTACTCTCTCTTTCATTCCCCCCTCCACCCTCATTCCACAACCTCCGTTCTGCCCCATCTAGTACCCTGCTCGGTGTtcctgggggaggggaaggaaggagTGACTCCCCCATCCCCATACCTGCTATTCCAGTCATCATCCTGTTCGAGCGTCCGGTCTCTAACCCCTCGGTCTCCATGGAGAAGGATCTCGGAGCCTCCGTCAATGTTCTGACGTCATCGTTCTCCAGACCTGGGTCAAAGTTCAAAGGCAGGTTGGTACGACTGGGGCCAGGGGTCAAACCCAAACCTTCACCCTGTAGCTGACTCtgaaagtgtgtgatgggatggtgtggagggagctccaCTCTGAGGCTGGCCCAGGAGTGCGTGGAGGGAACGTCACTCcatgcctgaccccaggagtgtgtaaaGTGACGGtgggggagagagcgagagggaaaagggaacagaggtaaagaggggGATAAAGGAGGAGAGAggtgaggtgaagagggtcaggaGGTTGGGGCTGTGTGGAGCAAGGtagcctctcccccccccctcagatCTGTAGATCAGTgtgaaggggaagagggagggccCTGACACTGTGAGGGAGCCAAGGGGTGTGGGTGGGGGCTGGACGAGGGAGTGAAAGGGGTGGGATTACTGAAACGAGTGAGCCTCCCCCAGATCTCACCTCGGTAGACCAGTGCGAATCCCTGTCCCTCATGGACGGAGTTGGAGAGGAACCGGAGCCGGATCCAGCCGGTGTGGAAGCGGTGGGTTCCCAGGGGGGAGCCTCCCCCCACGAAGGTGGCCAGCAGCCGGCCCGTCCGCCCCTCCCGCACTTCCAGTTGGTCGCCCCCTTCTCGCAGCTCGAACAGCCGGATGTCCAGCTCGATGGCCTGGGCGCCCGGTGGCCGCAGGTCCCAGAAACACTCCGAGTCTGGCTTGTAGGTATCCGGGTATTCCGGGGAGTAGATTACCCCAGAGCGGGAGCGCAGATCTCCCCCGCATGACCCTACGGACACTGGGGGAGAGAAGGGAGGGTTAAGGAATGCTCCTCCACTCTCCCGATCCTCACTGCTCACCCCTCACCTTCCCaatctcctctccccatcccttcacaatgctctctctctcctcatccTCTCCTTTCCCCCTCCTGGTCCTCTACCTCCCATTATCCTGcccattccctcccctccccctcaactTCCCAatccacagtgaccctcccctccccctcaactTCCCAATCCACTGagactctcccctccccctcaactTCCCAAtccactgtgaccctcccctccccctcaactTCCCAATCCACTgagaccctcccctccccctcaactTCCCAAtccactgtgaccctcccctcaACTTCCCAATCCACTgagaccctcccctccccctcaactTCCCAATCCACTgagaccctcccctccccctcaactTCCCAATCCACTgagaccctcccctccccctcaactTCCCAATCCACTGagaccctcccctccctctcaacTTCCCAAtccactgtgaccctcccctcaACTTCCCAATCCACTgagaccctcccctccccctcaactTCCCAATCCACTgagaccctcccctccccctcaactTCCCAATCCACTgagaccctcccctccccctcaactTCCCAATCCACTgagaccctcccctccccctcaactTCCCAAtccactgtgaccctcccctcaACTTCCCAATCCACTgagaccctcccctccccctcaactTCCCAATCCACTgagaccctcccctcccccaatccactgtgaccctcccctcaACTTCCCAATCCACTgagaccctcccctccccctcaactTCCCAATCCACTgagaccctcccctccccctcaactTCCCAatccacagtgaccctcccctccccctcaactTCCCAATCCACTgagaccctcccctccccctcaactTCCCAAtccactgtgaccctcccctcaACTTCCCAATCCACTgagaccctcccctccccctcaactTCCCAATCCACTGTGATCCTCCCCTCAACTTCCCAATCCACTgagaccctcccctccccctcaactTCCCAATCCACTgagaccctcccctccccctcaactTCCCAatccacagtgaccctcccctccccctcaactTCCCAATCCACTgagaccctcccctccccctgaaCTTCCCAatccacagtgaccctcccctccccctcaactTCCCAATCCACTgagaccctcccctccccctcaactTCCCAATTCACTgagaccctcccctccccctcaactTCCCAAtccactgtgaccctcccctctccctcgaGCCTCTGcttctccccttcccattcctcccTGAGAAAGACTTGCCCTTTCTAGGAccttttcccttcccctccccctctccccatcctccccccTTCGCTCCCTCACACTCACCCTCGTAGACCCCGAGACGCCCGTCGCCGCCACACAGCTGGCTGGACTGTCCGAAGCAGACCTGGTTACATTCCAGCAGGCTGGTCCGTCTCTGTCCGCGCAGGTCCGCCCTGCTACCGCAGAAACAGGCGTACCCGGCCTCCAGTCCTGCCAGCTAAGATGGGAGGGGGCGGTGGTGAAGATCTGGTGGTTTGACTCAGCTACACCACCCCCCCTCCCGCCTACCCTTCTGAGGGATCGTGAAGTGCTGGATCCCTCCTCACATCACCTCTCTGACTCACCACACCCTCTCCGTCCCCCCTCCCTTCCTGTGCTGTGCACCAAGTTGGATCTAACAAACTCGTCCCCGTTACCCATTCCCTCCTACGGATCCCGGGGCTGGGGTCTCTGCTCACCCTCATCCCTGGCACACTCAGCACCCGGGTACACACGGAGAGAGTAACACGGCGCAGAACGAttggcagacacacacacacacgaagatGCACACTCAAAAAACACACCAAAGCGGATGCACGCACACAGAGACAGACGTACTCACACACGCCCGTCTCTGCTCACACCCCACTGGAAAGCCGGGGGAGGGGGCGCCCCTCGCCAGTGACAGGGAGGAGGTGTGGCAGCAGGGTACTTTGCCCGGGCCGTTCTCTCAGCACCCCCCAACGCTCACATACACAACGCGAGCCGATACGAGTCAGGGAGGACCACGGGAAAGTACAAACGCGGGCACTGGCTACAGGCACCCACGAGGTCCAAGTCACAATACATATAATGTCACCAAATAAAAACCCTGAGaataattttcttgcaggaaaataTAGAAATCCTATTTCATAAATACAATTTATGAAGAATTGCGCACAGACAGGGCAGGAAAGCGGGTGTGCAGAGGGGCGCCGGTCGCAGAAGAGCTGGCGAGCATTCGCACACGGATTTGTTTGCACGCCAGCAAGTGTGCACGCAGGAAGATGTGTGCGGGAGGCTGCAGACACACGGGAGAGAATGCATGGGGTCGTGTACGCGAATGCACTGCCGGCGAGCGTGCATACAGGGGGAAGTGATAATGCGTACAAGGTGGTCAAGcggccccccaccccccacagtcCGAGGCACAGCCTACCTACCTCGTAGCCCTTCCTGCGGCAGAACCGGACGCAGACCTGGACCGTGAGTTTAGTGGAGGTGCCGCTGCTGCCGCTCAGCGTCGCCGGGCTCCCGGTGTCCACGAAGCAGCCCACGTAACCTGGCACTGTAGAGATGGGCGGGGTCAGTGGCGGTCCAACTGGCAGCGGGCTGCGTGCCCGGTAGGGGTGTGGGCATTCACAACAGGGGGTGCACGTGAGTAAGAGCAGGAGGCTAGTGCGTAGAGTGTGCAGGGAATGGTGCATTGGGTGCGCAAGAAACTAGTACATTTATGAGTGATTGTGCCAGACACTCTTGCATTTCCATGGAGAAATTGGAGTTTTTGCTAGCGTGCGACAGTTGGTGCAGCCGACAGTGTTTGGGAATTAGTGCACAGAGAAGTGTGCTTGCAAGGGTTCCGGGAATGTGCACGTTTGTGAGTATGTGCAAGAAATTACTGCACTGGTGAGTGTGCACACAACCGGTGCCCAGTTAGGGTGCCAGTGCACTTGGTGAGAGGAAATCATCGCACTGGCAAGGAGAAAATAGTGCAATGCCAAGTGTGCGAGGATTCTGTGCACCAGTGAGTAAGAATTCAGTGCATGGCAAATATGCAAGAAAAATAGTGTGTAAAAGAGCGTGCCTGAAATTAGTGCCCTGATGAGCGAAAATTCAGTGCATTGGCAAGTGTACAAGAAACCAATCGTTAGCGAGTGTGCAAGAAATGTACACGTTAGTAAGAAGATATGGGTGCACTGGTGAGAGAGTAATAGATTAGTGAGTGAGAAAATAATTCAGTGTATTGGCAAGTGTGTAGAAATCAGTGCAGTGGTGAGTGTGCAGGGAATTAGTGCATGGGTGGATGTGCGATCGCCAACCGGGAAGCCGGAAATGATGCATCCGTGAGCGCGCAAGGGGAGAGTGGGTCAGCGAGCGTGCACCACGATGTGAGGTACTCACTTGTACAGCTGGGGATGTTGCAGTACTTCCAGTAAATGCCTTCCTCGCTCTCCGAGATGTAACACCACGGCTGCACATCACCGTCCGGGTTCCTACCACACCAGGGAGGGACGAGAGCCCGTCAGCCtcgaggggtgggggagagatagGGCTGTACATCACGGTCTGGGTTCCTGCCACACCGGGTATGGGGTGACAGTCAGggtgctggggggggggagggcaagaTATCACCAGGGAGAGTTGGGGGTGGAGGAAATGAGCGCTGAGAGGTGGTGAGGAGGAATGAGGGGACagtaaggagagggagggagaagcgAAAGGGGAGATAGGGAGAGGGCAGTGCCGGGgcagggggtggggttgggaggATAGGATGGGGAGGGGATGACTAGGAGAGATGAGAGGGCGGGGGAGTaaaggaatggaggggaggggagaggaggagggtggaggttgtggtgtggaggggagaTAGGTAGGGGAAGCAGAGGGGGAATGGAGACGGGAGTGAGGGGGAATGGGGAGTAGAAGAGCGGAAGGAAAGGAGGAGAGCAAGAGGAGTGGGGAGGAGAGGAACGAAGGGGGTGGGAGGGTAGGGAGAGGAGGGGAACGGTGGAGGAAGTGGCGAGCGAGATCATGATACCCACCGGCAGTAGTTATGATTCCCCAGCCCCCATTCCCCGTTGGGGTACACACGCGTGTTGTAAGCGTGCTGGCGCGTTTCGTTCCAGTACAAGCACCGCTTCCCGTTCTCGACAGACGTCTGGTCCTGGTCGCCCCGGTAATCGGCTCCATTCACCCGGAAACACTCGGAGACTCCTGGAGAGACGGGAGATCAGCCAGACCAGAGATTCCCGTGACTGACCCGCACCGGCGTCACCATGCACCGTTcatgtctccatatccccctgggtcagacctacaCCAGGAGCATCGGGCACGGTTCCCATCTTCATATCCACCGGATTTGGAATCACACCaggacgagagagagagggagagggagcgcaCAGGAGAGAGCGGGGTATCCCGGGAGAGGGATCGCGAGAAAGATTGCGCACGAGAGAgccttccctacacccctccccatctctgcaaaCTCTTCTCTCCCCGTGCCCCTTCCCGTCTCTGATGCTGCCTCCTTCCTAGAGAGTACCATCTCTCCCCCGGAGACACCCACCTCTTTGTGCAGGGATTCTGACTGGATCACGGGACAGTTGTGTGGAATTCTTCTCCGGCAGTTCCGTGAGGTTATCAGAGTACGGGAGAGAGTCTGTAACATTAACAAGCTGAGAATGGGTGTCAAGGAATGGACGCTGTAGGAGCAACAGGCAAATTGATACAGACAGCAACACTGTGACCATGAGCAGATAACACCAACTCCCTGACTACCATTGCACGTAAAACCCAGACAGGAATAATGACTACAGTCAGGACAGAATAGAATTGAAGACCGGAGGCGCgtcgggagcttcactctgtatctgacaccgggagtgtgtgatgggacagtgtggagggagcttcaccctgtctgaccccggaagtgtgtgacgggatggcgtggagggagcttcactctacgGCAACTGTTAATTagctacagctcagtgtttaatacaGTCATTCCTATAGGTCTGATCAAagaactccaaaacctgggctaCTGTgcttctctctgcaactggatccttgacttccataccaggagatcacagtctgtgtggattggaaaaggCATCTCCTCGTCACTGATCATCAACATTGGCGCACCACATGGACGTGTGCTTAGCCAAATCTCTCTATACCGGGACTATTTTTCGgcgcagctcaaatgccatctgaaaatttgctgataatagaACTACTgtcagcagaatttcagatgatgacaagAAGGCAGACAAGAGCGAGATATatcagcttgttgagtggtgtcgcaggaacaaccttgcactcattgtcagtaagaccaaaggattgattgtggacttcacacAGGTTACgacaagggaacatgaaccaGTCGTCATTGAGGGATcatcagaaatggagagggtgagcaatttcaagtttccgggtggcaacatctctgaggatctaacctgggtcGAACATATTGACATAGTCACAAAGAAAGCAAGACTGCAACTATGCTTcaataacaagagaaaatcttcagatgccggaaatccaagcatcAGCGTCAtatacaaagtgttggaggaactcaacaggccaggcagtatctgtggaaaagagtaagcagacagagtttcaggccgagacccttcatcaggactggagaaagaagtTGAGGcgagagtaagaagatgggggaggtgctgggtgaaaccgggaggggtgggggaattggtgaagtaaagagctgggaagtcgattggtggaagagaaaaggggctggagaaggggaaattggaTAGAGAAgggtagaccatggaagaaagggaagggcaaGGAGCACCtgggggaggtaataggcagctgaggagataaggtgagagggaaatgggaatggtgaaggggagggggggctatatttcgttaggagcttgaggagattcggtatgtcaccaaagacatggataaatttctacagat
Proteins encoded in this window:
- the LOC132383119 gene encoding kremen protein 2-like: MQFELQLVIFIYVRLQESFSLQHRDSLPYSDNLTELPEKNSTQLSRDPVRIPAQRGVSECFRVNGADYRGDQDQTSVENGKRCLYWNETRQHAYNTRVYPNGEWGLGNHNYCRNPDGDVQPWCYISESEEGIYWKYCNIPSCTMPGYVGCFVDTGSPATLSGSSGTSTKLTVQVCVRFCRRKGYELAGLEAGYACFCGSRADLRGQRRTSLLECNQVCFGQSSQLCGGDGRLGVYEVSVGSCGGDLRSRSGVIYSPEYPDTYKPDSECFWDLRPPGAQAIELDIRLFELREGGDQLEVREGRTGRLLATFVGGGSPLGTHRFHTGWIRLRFLSNSVHEGQGFALVYRGLENDDVRTLTEAPRSFSMETEGLETGRSNRMMTGIAAWALYTAVTLTGIIVLVTVCHLHKSTCTRIQQKMALGLWTLRRQSDLGTGHTPKGWAVTYKHSRVVLVGPSTAQSVGADLACLDTLSSSSLKSLLNSN